The following proteins come from a genomic window of Triticum aestivum cultivar Chinese Spring chromosome 6A, IWGSC CS RefSeq v2.1, whole genome shotgun sequence:
- the LOC123131552 gene encoding protein TsetseEP, whose amino-acid sequence MTMRKRPSASSLLVAPLLLMLLPVFALAAGRHNLITRDPQYGPRANPNPEPLPGKQPDPNPQPLPGPQPDPKPQPLPEPKPHTNPQPLLDPQPDPNAQPLPGPHPDPNPQLLPGQNLQQLMNPQPNTKPRPLPDPRAKPNPQPLPRPQPDRNPQPLPDPNPKPLPDPQPNPNPQPLPGPQPDPNPEPLPDPNPIPLPNPQPNPNPQPLPGPQPHPNPQPLPDPNPKPLPDPQPNPNPQPLPGPQPDPNPQPLPDPNPQPLPDPNAQPKPPLGTQAEKGNGEANVQE is encoded by the coding sequence ATGACGATGAGGAAGCGCCCATCCGCGTCTTCTCTTCTCGTAGCACCGTTGCTGCTTATGCTTCTTCCAGTGTTTGCTCTTGCTGCCGGGAGGCACAACCTGATCACTAGAGACCctcagtacggcccacgggcgaaCCCAAATCCAGAACCACTACCAGGAAAACAGCCAGATCCAAACCCTCAACCATTGCCGGGACCACAACCAGACCCAAAGCCGCAACCGCTACCCGAGCCTAAACCTCATACAAACCCACAACCACTGCTAGATCCACAACCTGATCCAAACGCTCAACCATTACCAGGACCACACCCTGACCCAAATCCACAACTATTGCCAGGACAAAACCTGCAACAGTTGATGAACCCACAGCCAAACACAAAGCCGCGGCCACTACCAGACCCACGAGCAAAACCAAACCCTCAACCATTACCAAGACCGCAGCCTGATCGAAATCCACAACCATTACCAGACCCAAACCCAAAACCATTGCCGGACCCACAACCAAACCCAAACCCTCAGCCATTACCAGGACCACAGCCTGATCCAAACCCAGAACCATTACCAGACCCAAACCCGATACCATTGCCGAACCCACAGCCAAACCCAAACCCTCAGCCATTACCAGGACCACAACCTCATCCAAACCCGCAACCATTACCAGACCCAAACCCGAAGCCATTGCCGGACCCACAGCCAAACCCAAACCCTCAGCCATTACCAGGACCGCAACCTGATCCAAACCCACAACCATTACCAGACCCGAATCCACAACCACTGCCTGACCCGAATGCACAACCAAAACCACCACTTGGGACTCAAGCAGAAAAAGGAAATGGTGAAGCAAACGTCCAAGAGTAA